A genomic region of Leishmania braziliensis MHOM/BR/75/M2904 complete genome, chromosome 33 contains the following coding sequences:
- a CDS encoding putative elongation factor 1-gamma has translation MHLLYQKRPDNAPAQKILAAAAYAGVAITAEPCDENKASADPDFLNYCDPCGEYPVLELEDSSGVCVFGTNAILRYVARMQDEGSVHPYGRTPFEASQVDMWIDFSSTEIDAANMPYIRMAYEKDTSDVPADALDKVKAVLAGLEEVLSVRTFLVGERLSIADLAVAFSIQWVYRCNRKHGHTLAKEYRAVYRHYNTVMRHPKILAVMRREGAALGPLRN, from the coding sequence ATGCACCTGCTCTACCAAAAGAGGCCCGACAACGCGCCAGCGCAGAAAATtctcgcagcagccgcgtaCGCGGGAGTGGCGATTACCGCTGAGCCATGTGACGAAAACAAGGCTAGCGCCGATCCTGACTTCCTCAACTACTGCGACCCATGTGGCGAGTACCCTGTGCTCGAGCTCGAAGACAGCTCTGGTGTCTGCGTGTTTGGCACCAATGCGATCCTGCGCTATGTGGCGCGCATGCAAGATGAGGGGTCGGTGCACCCCTACGGTCGCACACCGTTTGAGGCGAGTCAGGTGGACATGTGGATCGACTTTTCTAGCACGGAGATCGACGCGGCAAACATGCCGTACATCCGTATGGCGTACGAGAAGGACACCAGTGACGTCCCGGCGGACGCCCTCGACAAGGTGAAGGCTGTGTTGGCTGGACTGGAAGAAGTGCTGAGCGTGCGCACCTTTCTCGTTGGCGAGCGCCTGTCCATTGCCGATCTGGccgtcgccttctccatcCAGTGGGTGTACCGCTGCAACCGCAAGCATGGCCACACCCTCGCCAAGGAGTACCGTGCCGTGTACCGTCACTACAACACAGTGATGCGCCACCCCAAGATTCTCGCCGTGATGCGCCGGGAGGGCGCAGCACTCGGGCCTTTGCGCAACTAG
- a CDS encoding putative ribulose-5-phosphate 3-epimerase, protein MPEFNRYNHEDKTTWLNAVEKPKAALEAIIDPSILAADFCQLGDEVASVISPAGGAVEWIHVDVMDGHMVPNISIGPGVVSSLRARFPNVFFDVHCMVSDPKQWVPVIAKAGGSGYTFHIEATDDSKGLAKLIRAHGMQVGVAVKPATNLTQELKELIEGCYVDQVLVMTVEPGFGGQSFMAERLCFIAELRHNYPHLNIGVDGGIGPGTAEQAADAGANILIAGTSVFKASDRKAAIEELRASAKSGISKNSRG, encoded by the coding sequence ATGCCGGAGTTCAACCGATACAACCACGAGGACAAAACGACATGGCTGAACGCCGTCGAGAAACCGAAAGCGGCCCTGGAGGCGATCATCGACCCGTCCATTCTCGCGGCAGACTTCTGCCAGCTCGGTGACGAGGTAGCGAGCGTCATTTCACCGGCGGGTGGCGCAGTAGAATGGATTCACGTTGACGTGATGGATGGCCACATGGTGCCAAACATTAGCATCGGCCCCGGCGTCGTCTCCtcgctgcgcgcgcgctttcCGAACGTATTTTTTGACGTTCACTGCATGGTTAGCGACCCCAAACAGTGGGTCCCTGTCATAGCCAAGGCAGGCGGCTCTGGCTACACCTTCCACATTGAAGCGACGGATGACAGCAAGGGTCTTGCGAAGCTCATTCGCGCTCATGGGATGCAGGTCGGTGTGGCGGTGAAGCCGGCAACGAATCTCACCCAAGAGCTGAAGGAACTGATTGAGGGCTGCTACGTGGATCAGGTCCTGGTCATGACTGTGGAGCCTGGATTCGGCGGACAGTCTTTCATGGCGGAGCGACTGTGCTTCATCGCCGAGCTGCGTCACAACTACCCACACCTAAACATTGGCGTCGATGGCGGTATCGGTCCCGGCACGGCGGAGCAGGCAGCCGACGCCGGCGCTAACATCCTAATCGCCGGTACGTCAGTGTTCAAGGCCAGCGACCGCAAGGCGGccatcgaggagctgcgcgcgtcGGCGAAGAGTGGGATCTCCAAGAACTCGCGGGGTTAA
- a CDS encoding putative peptidase M20/M25/M40 — protein sequence MSDCDWTVIQKAVGAEWDASIIPALSAYIEVPNQSPDFDPHWATNGLMEKAFHILIDWVKGQNLLGFSYEFMEVEGRTPFLLVEIAGTERTNNTVLMYGHMDKQPPLRPWAEGLDPHKAVMRDGKLYGRGAADDGYAIFSAITSVSVLQRHGIPHGRVVVVIEACEESGSFDLDYYMAQCKERIGNVDLIVCLDSGSLNYDQLWLTTSLRGVTGGVLNVQTLTEAMHSGVAGGVVPDTFRIARELLDRVEDSKTGTVLLPEAHCEIPDHVAKSMVSMKSVPFKQQFAMADGVSAEPGDNVELALRNFWKPSLTVTGANLPEPQIAGNVIRTLTSLKLSLRLPPLVDSGKATQAMAKLLTTNPPYGAKVWFEPEVPGDGCATPELKPWLSNALNEGSKMAYGNPLAYQGVGCAIPFISTLTKMYPQAQFIVTGVLGPKSNAHGPNEFLHVGYAKGLTLAISHVVAAHFLLAPR from the coding sequence ATGAGCGATTGCGACTGGACTGTGATTCAAAAGGCCGTGGGGGCCGAATGGGACGCCTCTATCATTCCCGCGCTCTCCGCCTACATTGAGGTACCGAACCAGAGCCCCGACTTCGACCCCCATTGGGCGACGAACGGGCTCATGGAGAAGGCGTTCCACATTCTAATCGACTGGGTGAAGGGGCAGAACTTGCTGGGCTTCAGCTACGAGTTCATGGAGGTCGAGGGAAGGACGCCCTTCCTCCTAGTCGAGATAGCTGGGACGGAACGGACCAACAACACCGTCCTCATGTACGGCCACATGGATAAGCAGCCGCCTCTCCGTCCGTGGGCCGAAGGCCTTGATCCGCACAAGGCGGTGATGCGCGATGGCAAGCTGTACGGCCGCGGCGCGGCTGACGACGGCTACGCTATCTTTTCGGCCATTACGTCCGTCTCGGTactgcagcgccacggcATTCCGCATGGTCGCGTGGTCGTGGTCATTGAGGCGTGCGAGGAATCCGGCAGCTTCGACCTTGACTACTACATGGCGCAGTGCAAGGAGCGCATAGGCAACGTCGACTTGATAGTGTGCCTGGACAGCGGCTCCCTCAATTACGATCAGCTGTGGCTGACGACGTCGTTGCGTGGTGTGACGGGTGGTGTGCTGAACGTGCAGACGCTGACGGAGGCCATgcacagcggcgtcgccggcggTGTCGTGCCGGACACATTCCGCATTGCACGCGAATTGCTGGACCGAGTTGAGGATTCGAAGACCGGAACGGTGCTGCTCCCGGAGGCCCACTGCGAGATTCCAGACCACGTTGCCAAGTCCATGGTGTCGATGAAGTCCGTGCCATTCAAGCAGCAGTTTGCCATGGCCGATGGTGTGTCGGCGGAGCCGGGTGACAATGTGGAGCTGGCGCTGCGAAACTTCTGGAAGCCGAGCCTCACCGTGACGGGCGCCAATCTGCCGGAGCCACAGATTGCCGGCAACGTAATTCGGACGCTCACCTCACTGAAGCTGTCCCTCCgcttgccgccgctggtggacTCCGGAAAGGCCACCCAGGCCATGGCCAAGTTGCTCACGACGAACCCGCCGTACGGCGCCAAGGTTTGGTTTGAGCCCGAGGTGCCCGGCGACGGCTGCGCGACCCCAGAGCTGAAGCCGTGGCTTTCGAACGCGCTAAACGAGGGCAGCAAGATGGCGTACGGCAACCCACTGGCGTACCAAGGCGTGGGCTGCGCGATACCATTCATCTCCACGCTCACCAAAATGTACCCGCAAGCGCAGTTCATTGTCACCGGCGTCCTCGGTCCAAAGAGCAACGCGCACGGCCCCAACGAGTTCCTGCACGTCGGGTACGCGAAAGGCCTCACGCTCGCCATCAGCCACGTTGTTGCCGCGCATTTCCTCCTGGCGCCCCGATGA
- the CYP4 gene encoding putative cyclophilin 4 — MLGRTLLCAQRKIPFYPVNPKNPLVFFDISIGSQPAGRVEMELFKDVVPKTAENFRALCTGEKGVGRSGKPLCFKGSRFHRVIPQFMCQGGDFTAGNGTGGESIYGHKFPDESFAGRAGKHFGPGTLSMANAGPNTNGSQFFICTAPTDWLDGKHVVFGQVTKGYDIITKVESYGSQSGATRQPITVTDCGEIKQE; from the coding sequence ATGCTCGGCCGTACCTTGCTGTGCGCTCAGCGCAAGATTCCGTTTTACCCGGTCAACCCGAAGAACCCCCTCGTGTTCTTCGACATCTCGATCGGCTCGCAGCCGGCAGGGCGTGTCGAGATGGAGCTCTTCAAGGACGTCGTGCCGAAGACGGCTGAGAACTTCCGCGCGCTGTGCACAGGTGAGAAGGGTGTTGGCCGCTCTGGCAAGCCTCTCTGCTTCAAGGGAAGCCGTTTTCATCGCGTCATTCCCCAGTTCATGTGCCAGGGAGGTGATTTCACTGCCGGCAACGGGACCGGTGGCGAGTCGATTTACGGTCACAAGTTTCCTGATGAGTCTTTTGCAGGACGCGCTGGCAAGCACTTTGGCCCGGGCACGCTTTCAATGGCCAACGCCGGCCCTAACACAAACGGCTCTCAGTTCTTCATCTGCACCGCACCCACTGACTGGCTAGACGGAAAGCACGTTGTATTCGGCCAGGTCACCAAGGGCTACGACATCATCACCAAGGTGGAGTCATATGGCAGTCAGTCTGGTGCTACCCGCCAGCCCATCACGGTCACAGACTGTGGTGAAATCAAGCAAGAGTAG